One genomic window of Candidatus Kuenenia stuttgartiensis includes the following:
- a CDS encoding MBL fold metallo-hydrolase — protein sequence MKSPDIIFETLEVGPLSVNCYIIGSRSDNTAAVIDAGGNVKEIVEILKKQNLTLKYIINTHAHFDHVGGVSELHALTGAPFLLHQGDVPLLDFLDEQSNYFGLPPIPKPKVDRYLIDNEELPLGDEVIRIIHTPGHSPGCVCFLFNNAIFAGDTLFAGSVGRTDLYGGSHDTLINSVKTRLFTLEDHVLVYPGHGPVTTIGKEKKHNPYF from the coding sequence ATGAAATCACCGGATATAATATTTGAGACATTAGAAGTTGGCCCATTATCGGTTAATTGTTACATTATCGGTTCCAGGTCAGATAATACTGCCGCAGTAATAGATGCAGGCGGCAATGTGAAAGAAATTGTTGAAATCCTCAAAAAACAAAACCTTACCCTGAAATACATTATCAATACTCATGCACATTTTGACCATGTCGGCGGGGTAAGCGAGCTTCATGCTTTAACAGGCGCACCATTTTTACTTCATCAGGGAGACGTCCCGCTTCTTGACTTTCTTGACGAACAGTCAAATTATTTTGGATTACCCCCGATTCCCAAACCCAAAGTAGACCGCTACCTCATTGATAACGAAGAACTCCCCCTCGGAGATGAAGTAATACGCATAATCCATACCCCCGGGCATTCCCCCGGCTGCGTGTGTTTCCTTTTTAATAACGCAATTTTTGCAGGAGATACATTGTTTGCAGGTTCTGTTGGAAGGACAGACCTTTACGGAGGCTCTCACGATACGCTGATTAACTCAGTAAAAACCCGCTTATTCACCTTGGAAGACCACGTATTGGTATACCCCGGACACGGCCCCGTTACCACAATTGGTAAAGAAAAGAAACATAATCCTTATTTTTAA
- the gyrB gene encoding DNA topoisomerase (ATP-hydrolyzing) subunit B encodes MTNNDTLDAVLEADAYDATSIKTLGGIEAVRKRPAMYIGDTTANGLHHLVEEIVCNSVDEALAGFCENIAVKINVDGSVTVVDDGRGIPVDIHKETNKSALEVVMTMLHAGGKFEHKSYKTSGGLHGVGVSVVNALSEWFEVEVKRNGHVYFQRYEKGEVITPVETRGITKKRGTKIVFKPDHEIFEDTAFCYETIAKRLREYAFLNKGLKITFTDEKTDKNETFQYEGGIRAFVEELNSGKEVIHKDIIYLEKEINEIVVEVAFQYNESYNENIYSFANNINTVEGGTHLSGFRAALTRTLNNYLKNKKIQGEEKAPTGDDYKEGLTAVISIKLPEPQFEGQTKTKLGNREVQGIVETIIGEQLGIYFEETPSTAKAIINKGIEASRAREAARKARDLTRRKGALSSSNLPGKLADCSSRDFETSELFLVEGISAGGTAKQGRDRRVQAILPLKGVILNVEKARIDKMLSNEEIRTLISALGTGIGIDDFNLKNLRYAKIIIMTDADIDGAHIRTLLLTFFFRQMIELIDKGHVYIAQPPLFKIVKNKRQEYIYDDKGLQKKLITFGIEGTVMEICSDKKETLDSQTLEKLLPLLVQMEEHIKFLSKKGVSLRKFLSLRNKETGKLPYYKVTYKDKITYLSSEEDLEAYIKEKQQKEGKELEILEEDDMADEKEKGEGGAIEVIEYHECKEIEKTINLIEGFGFTIDEYFRGQNDEKPKYKLIAGESEINAFSLNEILEKIREIARKGMEIQRYKGLGEMNAEELAETTMNFNTRTLLKVKVEDAAKADSIFSTLAGKDVQRRREFIEKHALEVRNLDI; translated from the coding sequence ATGACGAACAATGATACTTTGGACGCCGTTTTGGAAGCAGATGCCTATGATGCAACGTCAATAAAAACATTAGGGGGAATTGAAGCCGTCAGAAAGCGCCCGGCAATGTATATTGGAGATACCACCGCCAATGGGTTGCATCACCTGGTTGAAGAAATCGTTTGCAACAGTGTGGATGAAGCCCTTGCCGGTTTCTGCGAAAACATTGCCGTAAAAATAAATGTCGATGGCAGTGTAACCGTTGTTGATGACGGACGCGGCATCCCTGTCGATATACATAAGGAAACAAACAAATCTGCATTGGAAGTCGTTATGACAATGCTGCATGCCGGGGGTAAATTTGAACATAAAAGCTACAAGACGTCAGGGGGATTACACGGCGTCGGGGTGTCTGTCGTAAATGCCTTAAGCGAATGGTTTGAAGTGGAAGTAAAAAGGAATGGACATGTATACTTCCAGAGGTACGAAAAGGGGGAAGTTATTACACCGGTGGAAACAAGGGGAATAACGAAAAAACGGGGCACCAAAATTGTTTTTAAACCAGACCATGAAATATTTGAAGACACCGCATTTTGTTATGAAACGATCGCAAAGCGGTTGCGGGAATACGCATTTCTCAACAAAGGGCTAAAAATAACCTTTACCGACGAAAAAACGGATAAAAATGAAACGTTCCAGTACGAAGGCGGTATAAGGGCATTTGTAGAAGAACTGAATAGCGGCAAAGAAGTGATTCATAAGGATATCATATATCTTGAAAAGGAAATTAATGAAATCGTCGTGGAAGTGGCCTTTCAATACAATGAAAGCTACAACGAAAATATCTATTCGTTTGCAAACAACATAAATACGGTGGAAGGCGGTACTCATTTAAGTGGTTTCAGGGCTGCGCTTACCCGAACACTAAACAACTACCTTAAAAATAAAAAAATACAAGGCGAAGAGAAAGCCCCCACGGGAGATGATTACAAAGAGGGGCTTACGGCGGTTATCAGCATCAAACTACCCGAACCTCAATTTGAAGGACAAACAAAAACAAAACTGGGGAACAGAGAGGTTCAGGGTATTGTTGAAACAATCATCGGGGAACAACTTGGCATATATTTCGAGGAAACGCCGTCAACAGCAAAGGCCATTATTAACAAGGGAATCGAGGCTTCAAGGGCAAGAGAAGCCGCAAGAAAAGCCAGAGACCTTACCCGAAGAAAGGGAGCGTTAAGCAGTTCTAACCTTCCCGGGAAACTGGCGGACTGCTCTTCCAGGGATTTTGAAACATCGGAGCTTTTTTTAGTGGAAGGCATCTCTGCAGGCGGTACCGCAAAGCAAGGAAGAGACAGGAGGGTTCAGGCAATCCTCCCGCTCAAAGGAGTCATATTAAATGTTGAAAAGGCACGCATTGATAAAATGCTCAGCAATGAAGAAATCAGAACCCTCATATCCGCTTTAGGCACAGGCATCGGGATTGATGATTTCAACCTGAAAAACCTGAGATATGCAAAGATCATTATTATGACGGATGCGGATATTGATGGCGCCCACATCAGAACCCTTTTGCTCACCTTTTTTTTCCGCCAGATGATCGAATTGATAGACAAAGGACATGTTTACATAGCGCAGCCGCCGTTATTTAAAATAGTCAAAAACAAAAGACAGGAATATATCTATGACGATAAGGGACTGCAAAAAAAATTAATCACGTTCGGCATAGAAGGAACGGTAATGGAAATATGCAGTGATAAAAAAGAGACGCTCGACAGCCAAACGCTGGAAAAACTATTGCCACTCCTTGTTCAGATGGAAGAGCACATTAAATTTTTAAGCAAAAAGGGTGTCTCTCTTAGAAAATTTTTGTCGCTGAGAAACAAGGAAACGGGAAAACTGCCTTATTATAAAGTAACATACAAAGACAAAATAACGTATCTTTCTTCGGAAGAGGATCTGGAAGCGTACATAAAAGAGAAACAACAAAAAGAAGGAAAAGAACTGGAAATCCTGGAAGAAGATGATATGGCTGATGAGAAAGAAAAAGGAGAAGGCGGGGCAATCGAGGTAATTGAATATCACGAATGCAAGGAAATTGAAAAAACAATCAATCTGATAGAGGGTTTTGGCTTTACAATAGATGAATATTTTCGCGGACAAAATGATGAGAAACCAAAATACAAATTAATAGCCGGCGAATCAGAGATTAATGCATTCTCTCTTAATGAAATACTGGAAAAAATAAGGGAAATCGCAAGGAAAGGCATGGAGATCCAGCGTTATAAAGGTTTGGGAGAAATGAACGCAGAAGAACTGGCGGAAACAACCATGAACTTCAATACAAGAACGTTGCTGAAAGTAAAAGTTGAGGATGCGGCAAAAGCAGATTCCATTTTCAGCACCTTAGCCGGCAAAGACGTTCAAAGAAGAAGGGAATTTATAGAAAAACATGCCCTGGAAGTACGAAATTTAGATATATAG
- a CDS encoding DUF721 domain-containing protein — protein MKDELRDRYFINKNKPKHIGDLLKELFPPKTLSRTNALHNNIRNAWRNIVGDEIYQITRIDGLKNRILYINVESSALIHHLTNFERHAIIQKINELMGKKSIDDIRFKVGNIK, from the coding sequence ATGAAAGATGAATTGCGTGACCGATACTTTATTAACAAAAACAAGCCCAAACATATTGGCGATTTACTAAAGGAACTCTTTCCCCCCAAAACCCTCTCCCGCACCAATGCCCTCCATAATAATATCAGGAACGCATGGCGAAACATCGTCGGCGATGAAATATACCAGATTACCAGGATCGATGGGTTAAAGAACCGGATTTTGTATATAAATGTTGAATCCTCCGCCCTGATTCACCATTTGACTAACTTTGAACGGCATGCTATAATTCAAAAGATCAACGAGTTAATGGGGAAAAAATCTATAGATGACATTCGTTTTAAGGTGGGAAATATAAAATAA
- the dnaN gene encoding DNA polymerase III subunit beta, with translation MKILFSGDALHKGFSLTASVVPSSAMKQILQGVKLEVADNCAELTATDLEVLVKYRIPAKACEGEGGIVLPASRANNIFREWAGNEEISVTVEAGHCTLQSKGGSFKILGDDCLQFPNITKTDVTSFVEIDGEILGKMVEKVAYAVSSIKALSIYSGISVKIFGDTIIMVGSDMNRLAVVKRKVRNPENVSMSGIVGVKCLAFLQRFVSECKGTLMVGMGESQIHFIGEKGEVISQLIEGKYPNYDEVIPKNNDKKIEVNRDELLSIVRMASFVTNDEYRVVEFSLTKNKLSIFSSAANVGEAALEIAAQYDGPDYTNTFNPDYILDFLKASDCETITIELGEIDDAALFKTGHEEINVMMPVEWK, from the coding sequence ATGAAAATACTATTTTCAGGAGACGCTTTACATAAAGGTTTTAGCTTAACGGCAAGTGTAGTGCCCTCTTCCGCCATGAAACAAATTCTGCAGGGTGTAAAGCTGGAAGTGGCGGACAACTGTGCCGAGTTAACCGCAACAGATCTGGAAGTGCTTGTTAAATACAGGATACCGGCAAAGGCATGCGAAGGCGAGGGCGGTATTGTGTTGCCTGCATCGAGGGCTAATAATATTTTCCGGGAATGGGCGGGCAACGAAGAAATTTCTGTAACGGTAGAAGCAGGCCATTGTACATTGCAATCAAAGGGGGGTAGTTTTAAGATTTTGGGGGACGACTGCCTTCAGTTCCCCAATATAACAAAAACAGACGTAACCTCATTTGTCGAAATAGACGGTGAAATACTTGGTAAGATGGTGGAAAAGGTTGCATATGCGGTATCTTCCATAAAAGCGCTCAGCATTTACAGCGGGATATCGGTTAAAATTTTTGGCGATACCATTATCATGGTAGGCTCCGATATGAACAGGCTGGCAGTGGTAAAACGAAAGGTCCGTAATCCGGAAAACGTTTCCATGTCGGGAATAGTGGGCGTAAAATGCCTCGCTTTTTTGCAGCGTTTTGTATCTGAATGCAAAGGTACATTGATGGTCGGGATGGGCGAATCACAAATACATTTCATCGGAGAAAAAGGAGAAGTAATATCGCAACTCATAGAGGGAAAATATCCAAACTATGATGAGGTGATACCCAAAAATAACGATAAAAAGATTGAAGTAAACCGGGATGAACTATTATCCATAGTAAGAATGGCGTCATTTGTCACCAATGACGAATACCGCGTGGTCGAATTTTCATTAACAAAAAACAAACTGTCAATCTTTTCGAGCGCCGCAAATGTCGGGGAGGCTGCATTGGAAATTGCTGCGCAATATGACGGACCTGATTATACGAATACCTTCAATCCCGATTACATTTTAGATTTTTTAAAGGCTTCAGATTGCGAAACGATCACCATTGAACTTGGCGAAATCGACGATGCAGCATTGTTTAAAACCGGGCATGAAGAAATAAACGTCATGATGCCCGTTGAATGGAAGTAA
- the dnaA gene encoding chromosomal replication initiator protein DnaA: MYNDNDKQQLNPSSYGFQTIQMLTSTESDYLIESIRAEIRKTVPPEQYDQWFSRMEISSITDNSITFAVPGDSIKNRICADYLEFISSIVYKLLHPSFEIDIISAEKPAITTQMQLQSKDNDISNANASSMNIVSLSSINKRYTFENFVVAAYNRMAHAAAVSVAGSPGYAYNPLFIHGASGLGKTHLMHAINNFILQQGRLKTFYLSCEHFVNHYISAIQSNNMEAFRKFYRNVDVLLMDDIQFFENSYGSREEFFHTFNALYNDGKQIVITSNYPPESIAYMEDRLVSRFKWGLVCGISTPSLETRAAIVEKRAAAWNIKVSHESAVYLAENIPGNIRELEGAIARLSNEAKATNNAVSFDFIRKVSREISGSKKTVSIEAVLGAISKKFNVSVSELLSKRRTRTVALPRQIAMHLSRKLTNMSLTEIGGYLGGRDHSTVIHGDETIIKKAGNDKNLSFIIQKLEGELLK, translated from the coding sequence ATGTATAACGATAACGACAAACAACAACTCAATCCCTCGTCATATGGATTTCAAACAATACAGATGCTCACCTCCACAGAAAGTGATTACCTGATAGAAAGCATCCGTGCAGAGATACGAAAAACCGTTCCTCCGGAACAATATGACCAATGGTTTTCCCGCATGGAAATCTCCTCTATTACCGATAACAGCATTACGTTTGCCGTGCCAGGCGATTCCATAAAAAACCGGATATGCGCAGATTACCTGGAATTCATTTCTAGTATAGTGTATAAACTGCTGCACCCCTCATTTGAAATCGACATTATTTCGGCGGAAAAACCTGCCATCACAACGCAAATGCAATTACAATCCAAAGACAATGACATCTCTAATGCAAATGCATCGTCTATGAATATTGTTTCTCTCTCATCAATAAACAAAAGATATACCTTCGAAAACTTTGTTGTTGCCGCATATAACCGTATGGCGCACGCAGCGGCAGTTTCCGTTGCCGGCTCTCCGGGATATGCATATAACCCTCTTTTTATCCATGGCGCCAGTGGATTGGGGAAAACGCACCTTATGCACGCCATTAATAATTTCATCCTTCAACAAGGCCGTTTGAAGACGTTCTATTTATCCTGTGAACATTTTGTAAACCACTACATTTCCGCAATACAATCCAACAACATGGAAGCATTTAGAAAGTTTTACCGGAATGTGGACGTGCTTTTGATGGACGATATACAATTTTTTGAGAATTCCTACGGAAGCAGGGAAGAGTTCTTCCATACCTTCAACGCCCTTTATAATGACGGAAAACAAATTGTCATCACAAGCAATTATCCCCCGGAATCTATTGCATACATGGAAGACCGTTTGGTATCCCGCTTTAAATGGGGGCTTGTATGCGGCATTAGTACGCCTTCCCTGGAAACACGAGCCGCAATTGTTGAAAAAAGGGCTGCCGCCTGGAATATTAAGGTTTCCCATGAATCTGCCGTATACCTCGCGGAAAATATACCGGGCAATATCCGGGAACTGGAAGGCGCCATTGCGCGGCTGAGCAATGAAGCAAAGGCAACAAATAATGCCGTTTCTTTCGATTTCATCAGAAAGGTCTCCCGGGAAATATCGGGCAGTAAAAAAACCGTTAGTATTGAAGCGGTTCTCGGCGCTATCTCAAAAAAATTTAATGTGAGCGTTTCAGAGCTTTTATCGAAGCGCCGCACGCGTACCGTGGCGCTGCCAAGGCAAATTGCTATGCATCTTTCGAGAAAATTAACCAATATGTCCCTGACAGAAATAGGGGGATACCTTGGCGGGAGAGACCATTCAACCGTAATACATGGTGATGAAACTATCATCAAAAAGGCAGGGAATGATAAAAATCTTTCGTTTATTATACAAAAGCTGGAAGGTGAATTGTTGAAATAA
- a CDS encoding DUF2835 domain-containing protein — MTTTRRFQFSLNISPDEYLAYYRGTAKYIQTTTASGETIKFPASSLKKHLTHNGIHGHFEIEICENNKLLNINKINVKSDKNGIWL, encoded by the coding sequence ATGACCACGACACGGCGTTTTCAATTTTCACTCAATATTTCTCCGGATGAGTATCTGGCTTACTATAGGGGCACTGCGAAATACATACAGACAACTACCGCGTCCGGCGAAACAATAAAATTTCCCGCATCGTCGTTAAAAAAACACCTCACTCACAATGGCATACACGGACATTTTGAAATTGAAATATGCGAAAACAATAAATTATTGAATATTAACAAGATAAACGTAAAATCAGATAAAAATGGCATATGGCTTTGA
- a CDS encoding amidohydrolase family protein has protein sequence MIVIKAKYLVQDNNHYIENGAIAIEGTKIRKVGTFDEIRNLGDNAAIIDLKNTALLPGLINVHTHLDLTESKNLIAPTSNFTHWVFQLIALKSRWKADDTIASIKKGIALCIAGGTTTVADIASAEHSFSVLEKNPLRKVVYKEIIGLNPAYAQKIIAKTSMELAKIKATDLYHAGISPHAPYSVSKELYVAASQLAKERNILICTHIAETEDEIEFLAKGSGHLPVLLQKLKAMPEGWQPPERKPIQYLYEAGVLNEKTLLIHCNYLTEEEIQLLHASGASIAFCPKSHHFFGHKNHPLPKLLEKGINVGLGTDSLASNDTLDILEEMKFLHTHYSLPPKVLFSIATKNGAKALGMETAIGQLKEGFEADMCGIRLPGNPTGSVYDQILDSSAKNIFTMIAGAVCYHASK, from the coding sequence ATGATAGTCATAAAAGCAAAGTATCTTGTACAAGACAATAACCACTACATTGAAAATGGCGCCATAGCTATCGAAGGCACCAAAATACGTAAGGTGGGTACATTTGATGAAATCAGGAATCTGGGGGATAATGCGGCAATTATTGATTTGAAAAATACTGCGTTGTTGCCAGGGCTTATAAACGTACATACTCATCTTGACCTGACGGAAAGTAAAAACCTTATTGCCCCCACCAGCAATTTCACACACTGGGTATTTCAACTAATCGCACTAAAATCAAGATGGAAAGCAGACGACACCATTGCTTCAATAAAAAAAGGAATCGCATTGTGTATCGCCGGCGGCACAACTACGGTGGCAGATATTGCAAGTGCTGAACACTCGTTTTCCGTATTGGAAAAAAACCCGCTTCGCAAGGTTGTTTACAAAGAGATCATTGGGCTGAATCCTGCATATGCGCAAAAAATAATAGCAAAAACTTCCATGGAATTGGCGAAAATAAAAGCCACAGACCTTTACCATGCAGGCATTTCTCCCCATGCCCCTTATTCTGTTTCGAAAGAACTGTATGTGGCCGCTTCCCAACTTGCCAAAGAAAGAAACATTCTGATTTGTACCCACATAGCAGAAACAGAGGATGAAATTGAATTTCTCGCAAAAGGATCCGGGCATTTGCCTGTTTTGCTGCAAAAATTAAAGGCAATGCCTGAAGGATGGCAACCTCCGGAACGTAAACCCATACAATATTTATATGAAGCGGGGGTGTTAAACGAAAAAACACTGCTAATTCATTGCAATTATCTTACTGAAGAGGAGATTCAATTACTACATGCATCAGGCGCCAGCATAGCTTTTTGCCCAAAAAGTCACCACTTCTTCGGCCACAAAAATCATCCGCTGCCAAAACTACTGGAAAAAGGGATCAACGTAGGATTAGGCACGGACAGTTTGGCAAGTAATGATACATTAGACATACTGGAAGAGATGAAATTTTTACATACCCATTATTCATTACCACCAAAGGTACTATTTTCAATCGCTACAAAAAATGGCGCAAAGGCGCTAGGGATGGAAACAGCTATCGGCCAGCTAAAAGAAGGCTTTGAAGCGGACATGTGCGGTATCAGATTGCCCGGCAACCCGACCGGCAGCGTCTATGATCAAATACTTGATTCATCGGCTAAAAATATTTTTACCATGATAGCAGGTGCTGTTTGTTATCATGCAAGTAAATGA
- a CDS encoding MTAP family purine nucleoside phosphorylase, producing MVNNTKASLAVIGGSQAYDLLLSGCIKGKRLGEINTPYGRSQPVYFIRDANAEMLFLSRHGEKGYGVTAPFVNYRANIYALKELGAKQIVSWSGPGAMNENYKIGEYVLIDDIIDETHGRESTFYKHLGIGFIRQFPVFCPTLRESILHTLKFLGIGITGKGVYVCTQGPRLETPAEIRKYKLYGGDLVGMTLVPEVFLAKELEMCYASICYVTNYAEGIASRPFKAGELFEGLATDSDREAVRSAVALFPQIIKKIAENSSQQKMTCQCQSLMERYKRRGDIGPDWHSWVAMP from the coding sequence TTGGTAAACAACACCAAAGCCTCCCTTGCGGTAATTGGCGGTAGCCAGGCCTATGATTTGCTTCTTAGCGGTTGCATTAAAGGCAAAAGGCTGGGGGAGATCAATACCCCTTACGGGCGGTCGCAGCCGGTATATTTCATCAGAGATGCTAATGCAGAAATGCTTTTTTTATCGCGTCATGGCGAAAAAGGCTACGGCGTTACCGCACCCTTTGTTAACTACAGGGCAAATATCTACGCACTAAAAGAACTGGGCGCCAAGCAAATAGTGTCATGGTCAGGCCCCGGCGCTATGAATGAAAATTACAAAATCGGCGAATACGTATTGATAGACGATATTATCGACGAAACGCATGGCAGAGAATCAACCTTCTATAAGCATCTGGGAATCGGATTTATACGTCAGTTTCCTGTTTTTTGCCCCACCTTAAGAGAAAGTATCCTGCACACACTAAAATTTCTAGGCATTGGCATTACCGGCAAAGGCGTCTATGTGTGCACACAGGGGCCGCGGCTGGAAACACCCGCTGAAATAAGAAAATATAAGTTGTACGGCGGAGACCTTGTCGGCATGACGCTTGTCCCCGAAGTCTTTCTTGCCAAAGAACTAGAAATGTGTTACGCATCTATCTGTTACGTCACAAACTACGCGGAGGGAATCGCAAGCAGACCTTTTAAAGCGGGAGAATTGTTTGAGGGACTCGCAACTGACAGCGACCGCGAAGCGGTGAGAAGTGCTGTCGCACTTTTTCCTCAAATTATAAAGAAAATAGCAGAAAATAGTAGTCAGCAAAAAATGACCTGCCAGTGCCAATCGTTAATGGAACGCTACAAACGCAGGGGAGATATAGGCCCTGATTGGCATAGTTGGGTGGCAATGCCTTAG
- a CDS encoding 2-oxoacid:acceptor oxidoreductase family protein: MKTENTFTYRIRFHGRGGQGAKVASRILGTTAFLGGFYAQDFPLYGAERRGAPILACTRISSEPIQERGVISDPDGIIIMDETLLDDTAASPLSGLKNGGIVFINTTHTPEEIKTKYHLTGQTITLDITKISFEMLGKPILSTLSGGVAAKITRMEEDFLRQAVEKEVSEIIQDRGLIEKNIKASLYCFHAISSVMIDAKEIVHKDNPVFSVTFEPATISSPAVYSVANTPRRKTGNWRIFKPQWNYDACTKCMICVNRCPDSCISVNKEGFPFADYDNCKGCMICAEECPTKAIEKKREVHAW; this comes from the coding sequence ATGAAAACAGAAAATACCTTTACTTACAGAATACGATTTCACGGAAGAGGCGGCCAGGGCGCAAAAGTTGCCAGCAGAATACTGGGGACAACAGCCTTTTTAGGAGGATTTTATGCGCAGGACTTTCCGCTTTACGGGGCGGAACGCAGGGGCGCACCGATACTAGCCTGTACACGTATTTCTTCAGAACCAATACAGGAACGGGGAGTAATAAGCGACCCCGATGGTATCATAATAATGGATGAGACCCTTTTGGACGATACCGCAGCAAGTCCTTTATCAGGATTAAAAAATGGCGGCATTGTTTTTATCAATACCACCCACACCCCTGAAGAAATAAAAACAAAATACCATCTTACCGGACAAACAATAACGCTTGACATTACAAAAATCAGTTTTGAAATGCTGGGGAAACCAATTCTAAGCACACTGTCGGGGGGTGTTGCGGCAAAGATTACCAGGATGGAAGAAGATTTCTTAAGACAAGCTGTCGAAAAGGAAGTGTCAGAAATAATACAGGATAGGGGCCTCATCGAAAAAAATATCAAGGCCTCTCTTTATTGTTTCCATGCCATTTCTTCGGTAATGATCGATGCAAAGGAAATTGTTCATAAGGATAATCCCGTCTTCTCTGTTACTTTTGAACCTGCAACTATTTCGAGCCCTGCGGTATATTCCGTAGCAAACACTCCCCGGCGAAAAACCGGCAACTGGAGAATATTTAAACCCCAATGGAATTACGATGCCTGCACAAAATGTATGATATGCGTCAACAGATGCCCGGACAGTTGTATTTCCGTTAATAAAGAGGGTTTTCCCTTTGCTGATTATGACAACTGCAAAGGGTGTATGATCTGTGCGGAAGAATGTCCCACAAAAGCGATAGAAAAAAAACGGGAGGTTCACGCTTGGTAA
- a CDS encoding 2-isopropylmalate synthase has translation MLRLNKQRNTLEPEEHHFELKDSEEPNLFRDIFPYDKVPKIPFNYRLNPMNMPEEIWITDTTFRDGQQSMPPYTVKQIVDLFDMIHKLGGKRGLIRQCEFFLYNEKDKEAVRKCMERGYKYPEITGWIRAVKSDFKLAKEMGLKETGILCSSSDYHIYLKLKKTRKQALEMYLDIVRAALEEGMIPRCHFEDITRADLYGFVIPFAKELMKLSRESGIPIKIRACDTMGVGVSYPGAAPPRSVPGIIYGLTHFADVPSECLEWHGHNDLYLAMSNATAAWLYGCSVINGALLGLGERTGNTPIEALVIEYLALRGNDDEIDTTVITDIADYYRNEIGYQIPPNQPLVGSGFNVTRAGIHSDGLLKNEEIYNIFDTTKLLKRPVGVSITDKSGIAGIVQWIDIYYKLQGDERISKDHPGVVKIREWIDEQYAMGRITSVSEKEMVELVNIHLKDVFAGR, from the coding sequence ATGCTCCGATTAAACAAACAACGTAATACTTTAGAACCCGAAGAACATCATTTTGAATTGAAAGATTCGGAAGAACCGAATCTTTTTCGCGATATATTCCCGTACGACAAAGTGCCCAAGATACCATTCAATTACCGGCTTAATCCAATGAATATGCCTGAAGAAATCTGGATTACCGATACTACATTCCGGGATGGCCAGCAGTCAATGCCGCCTTATACGGTGAAACAAATAGTGGATTTATTCGATATGATACACAAGCTTGGCGGCAAAAGAGGGCTTATCCGGCAGTGTGAATTTTTTCTGTATAATGAAAAGGATAAGGAAGCCGTACGAAAATGTATGGAGAGAGGGTATAAATATCCGGAGATAACGGGCTGGATTCGTGCGGTAAAAAGCGATTTCAAACTGGCAAAAGAAATGGGGCTTAAGGAAACGGGTATTTTATGTTCCTCTTCTGATTACCATATTTATTTAAAATTAAAGAAGACGCGAAAACAGGCGTTGGAAATGTATCTGGATATCGTACGCGCGGCCCTGGAAGAGGGCATGATTCCAAGATGTCATTTTGAAGATATAACAAGAGCAGACCTTTATGGGTTTGTAATACCATTCGCAAAGGAACTCATGAAGCTGTCGAGAGAAAGCGGTATCCCCATAAAAATCCGTGCTTGTGATACCATGGGAGTGGGGGTAAGCTACCCCGGTGCAGCGCCGCCGCGCAGTGTTCCCGGAATTATTTACGGACTGACGCACTTTGCGGACGTCCCTTCCGAATGCCTGGAATGGCACGGCCATAATGATTTGTATTTAGCGATGAGCAATGCAACTGCCGCCTGGTTGTATGGTTGTAGTGTTATTAATGGGGCTTTGCTGGGTTTGGGGGAACGTACGGGGAACACGCCAATAGAAGCCCTGGTTATTGAGTACCTTGCGTTACGGGGCAACGATGACGAAATTGATACTACGGTAATTACTGACATTGCGGACTACTACCGGAATGAGATTGGATATCAGATCCCGCCAAATCAGCCTTTGGTAGGCTCTGGATTCAATGTGACCAGGGCGGGCATACATTCGGACGGTTTATTAAAAAATGAAGAAATCTATAATATTTTCGATACCACTAAGTTGTTGAAAAGGCCTGTAGGTGTTTCTATCACGGATAAGTCAGGAATTGCAGGGATCGTTCAGTGGATTGATATTTATTATAAATTGCAGGGAGATGAGAGAATCTCTAAGGACCATCCGGGCGTGGTAAAGATCAGGGAGTGGATTGATGAACAATATGCCATGGGCAGGATTACTTCTGTTTCCGAGAAAGAAATGGTTGAACTGGTAAATATTCACCTCAAAGACGTTTTTGCCGGCAGGTAG